In Maridesulfovibrio sp., a single genomic region encodes these proteins:
- a CDS encoding radical SAM/SPASM family putative metalloenzyme maturase — MVEADPGLSDAGNFPARMQVEVTTRCNMNCSMCVKYAPDSLIREADLEFELFKKLGPGLKHCEMLVLNGIGEPLLHPQLTDMAAFARSHMPEKGRIGFQTNALLLTERSADDLVEAGVDTFCVSVDSLDSESSVCTELHGQCSVDRLARSFGLLRSAADKKGKRIHTGVEFVLMKDTYRQLPSVIEWAAEQGAEFVICSHMLAYAAGLQDQSLFNPNTAAATAVFDRWQAKAREIGMDLHEYFDVLWKRRKPEQRKDYLALGNMMRAEATGDGIWLHLASLLEWDRKIRSDEYADVRQVYEESARIAGKLGLELHLPPLMATDELRCAFVEDGAVFVTSEGDVSPCQFLWHGYTCYLDGNEKVIRPRVFGNLADRELLDIWRSAEYSEFRNDVLAYEYPYCSNCPMVPCDDIVGRDFEFECDCFGVRVPCGHCPWSMGGLKCLL, encoded by the coding sequence AGTGACTACACGGTGCAATATGAATTGTTCTATGTGCGTGAAGTATGCCCCGGACAGCCTTATCAGGGAGGCTGACCTTGAATTCGAGTTGTTCAAAAAACTAGGTCCGGGCCTGAAGCATTGTGAGATGCTGGTCCTCAACGGCATAGGTGAACCGCTGCTGCATCCGCAACTTACGGACATGGCCGCTTTTGCCCGGTCTCATATGCCGGAAAAGGGCCGGATAGGCTTTCAGACCAATGCGCTGCTTTTGACCGAAAGGTCGGCAGATGATCTGGTGGAAGCCGGGGTGGACACATTCTGCGTTTCCGTGGATTCTCTTGATTCTGAAAGCAGTGTCTGCACGGAACTGCACGGCCAGTGCAGCGTGGACAGGCTGGCACGCAGTTTCGGACTGCTGCGTTCAGCTGCGGACAAGAAGGGGAAACGAATTCATACCGGGGTCGAATTCGTTCTTATGAAAGATACTTACAGACAACTCCCGTCCGTAATCGAGTGGGCTGCGGAGCAGGGGGCCGAGTTCGTTATCTGTTCGCACATGCTTGCTTATGCCGCCGGCTTGCAGGATCAGTCTCTTTTCAATCCAAATACCGCCGCTGCGACTGCGGTTTTCGATAGGTGGCAGGCCAAGGCGCGGGAAATAGGGATGGACCTTCACGAGTATTTCGATGTCCTCTGGAAAAGAAGAAAGCCCGAACAGCGCAAAGACTATCTCGCTTTGGGAAATATGATGCGTGCGGAGGCAACCGGAGACGGAATCTGGCTGCATCTGGCAAGTCTGCTGGAGTGGGACAGGAAAATCCGCTCCGATGAATACGCTGATGTCCGGCAAGTCTATGAGGAGTCTGCCCGTATAGCCGGGAAGCTGGGACTGGAACTGCACCTCCCCCCGCTGATGGCGACTGATGAACTTAGGTGTGCTTTTGTGGAAGATGGAGCGGTTTTCGTCACTTCCGAAGGCGATGTTAGCCCATGCCAGTTTTTATGGCACGGATATACCTGTTATCTGGACGGAAACGAAAAAGTTATCAGGCCTCGGGTTTTCGGAAATCTTGCGGACCGGGAACTGCTGGATATCTGGCGTTCCGCGGAATATTCAGAGTTCCGCAATGATGTTCTGGCCTATGAATATCCGTACTGTTCGAACTGCCCGATGGTGCCTTGCGATGATATTGTCGGCAGGGATTTTGAATTTGAATGCGATTGTTTCGGGGTCAGAGTTCCTTGCGGGCACTGCCCGTGGTCCATGGGCGGGCTGAAATGTCTGCTCTGA
- a CDS encoding DeoR/GlpR family DNA-binding transcription regulator — protein sequence MSRRQREIFDIVNERGFAPIETLAQHFEVTPQTIRRDINKLCKYKLLQRFHGGAGRASSVENVDYSARRNILHQEKRLIAEMVAKLIPDRASLFINLGTTTEEVAKALSGHKSLRVITNNLNVALTMSENDCEVIVAGGMVRQRDKGVTGEATVEFIKQFKVDYGIIGVSGIDEDGTLLDYDYHEVRVAREIINNARNIFLVTDHTKFNRNAMVRIADLSEIDAIFTDRKPPQVFQDLMKSKEVELYVTDMASRE from the coding sequence TTGTCCAGAAGACAGCGCGAAATTTTTGATATCGTCAATGAGCGCGGATTCGCCCCCATCGAAACTCTGGCCCAGCACTTTGAAGTGACGCCCCAGACGATTCGGCGAGACATCAACAAGCTGTGCAAATACAAGCTGCTGCAGCGTTTTCATGGCGGAGCAGGAAGGGCCTCCAGTGTTGAAAACGTGGACTACAGCGCCAGACGGAATATCCTGCATCAGGAAAAAAGGCTTATCGCTGAAATGGTGGCCAAGCTTATTCCGGACCGGGCATCACTGTTCATAAACCTGGGAACTACCACCGAAGAGGTGGCCAAAGCACTTTCCGGGCACAAGTCCCTGCGCGTGATAACCAACAATCTCAATGTAGCTCTGACCATGAGCGAAAACGACTGTGAAGTGATCGTTGCAGGCGGCATGGTCCGCCAGCGGGACAAGGGTGTAACCGGTGAAGCCACCGTGGAATTCATCAAACAGTTCAAGGTGGATTACGGAATTATAGGCGTATCCGGTATTGACGAGGACGGAACCCTGCTGGACTACGATTACCACGAAGTCCGTGTAGCCCGCGAAATCATCAACAATGCCCGGAACATATTTCTGGTTACCGACCACACCAAGTTCAACAGGAACGCCATGGTCCGCATCGCCGACCTTTCCGAGATAGATGCAATATTCACCGACCGCAAGCCTCCTCAGGTGTTCCAGGACCTTATGAAATCCAAGGAAGTTGAACTCTACGTAACAGATATGGCTTCCAGAGAATAA